A window of Dickeya zeae NCPPB 2538 contains these coding sequences:
- a CDS encoding aldo/keto reductase has product MKRITLGTSTLSVPNIALGCMRLAGKTQQDAATVLQTALDAGIDFFDHADIYGGGRSEEMFAAAARQAGITRDQVLLQSKCGIRPGFFDFSKAHIIASVEGSLKRLNTDYLDTLLLHRPDTLCEPDEVAAAFDALETSGKVRYFGVSNQHPLQVELLKSAVRQPLLTNQLQLSIMHTPMIDAGFNVNMTHAPSLHHDGMVLEYSRLQKMTIQAWSPFQYGFFDGVFVDNDKFPQLNATLTHIASEHGVSTTALAAAWILRHPASMQVIVGSMDPQRLQDIATASELHISREEWYEIYRAAGNTLP; this is encoded by the coding sequence ATGAAAAGAATCACACTGGGAACAAGCACCCTGTCAGTGCCGAATATTGCGCTGGGTTGCATGCGGCTGGCGGGCAAGACACAGCAGGACGCTGCCACGGTGTTGCAAACGGCGCTTGATGCCGGTATCGATTTTTTTGACCACGCCGATATCTACGGCGGTGGCCGTTCCGAGGAGATGTTTGCCGCCGCGGCGCGTCAGGCGGGCATCACCCGAGATCAGGTACTGCTGCAAAGCAAATGCGGTATCCGCCCCGGCTTTTTCGATTTCTCCAAAGCGCACATTATTGCGTCGGTCGAAGGGAGTCTGAAACGCCTGAACACGGATTACCTCGACACCCTGCTGCTGCACCGCCCGGATACACTGTGCGAGCCGGATGAAGTCGCCGCCGCCTTTGACGCGTTAGAAACCAGCGGTAAGGTGCGCTATTTTGGCGTCAGCAATCAGCACCCGTTGCAGGTCGAACTACTGAAAAGCGCGGTGCGCCAGCCACTGCTGACTAACCAGTTGCAGCTGAGCATTATGCACACGCCCATGATTGACGCGGGTTTCAACGTCAATATGACCCATGCGCCGTCACTGCACCACGATGGCATGGTGTTGGAATACAGTCGTTTGCAGAAGATGACCATTCAGGCCTGGTCACCCTTCCAGTATGGCTTCTTTGACGGTGTATTCGTGGATAACGATAAATTCCCGCAGCTCAATGCCACGCTGACGCATATCGCCAGCGAGCATGGCGTATCTACCACCGCGCTCGCGGCGGCCTGGATCCTGCGTCACCCGGCCAGCATGCAGGTGATTGTCGGCAGCATGGACCCACAGCGCCTGCAAGACATCGCCACCGCCTCTGAACTGCACATCAGCCGCGAAGAATGGTATGAAATTTACCGTGCGGCTGGTAACACGCTACCCTGA